The proteins below come from a single Papaver somniferum cultivar HN1 chromosome 11, ASM357369v1, whole genome shotgun sequence genomic window:
- the LOC113322528 gene encoding probable glycerol-3-phosphate dehydrogenase [NAD(+)] 1, cytosolic, whose protein sequence is MVGAQVAANTIISNGGNVQMMSNGNATELKLDELRKLVGKSDGDLLKIVGVGAGAWGSVFAALLQDSYGHFREKVQIRIWRRAGRSIDKVTAEHLFEVINSREDVLRRLIRRCAYLKYVEARLGDRTLYADEILKDGFCLNMIDTPLCPMKVVTNLQEAVWDADIVINGLPSTETYQVFEEISKYWKERITEPIIISLAKGIETALEPVPHIVTPTQMIMSATGIAKENILYLGGPNIASEIYNKEYANARICGAEKWRKPLASFLRQPHFTVWDNSDLVTHEVMGGLKNVYAIGAGMVAALTNESATSKSVYFAHCTSEMIFITHFLAEEPERLAGPLLADTYVTLLKGRNAWYGQMLAKGELSLNMGDSIKGKGMIQGVSAVGAFYELLSQSCLSLLLPVDNKPVAPVELCPILKTLYKILIKRELPSEGILQALRDETMNDPRDRIEIAQSQGFYRASLLGKP, encoded by the exons ATGGTTGGTGCTCAAGTAGCTGCAAACACCATTATCTCAAATGGTGGTAATGTTCAGATGATGTCAAATGGAAATGCTACAGAGTTAAAGCTTGATGAACTTAGAAAACTAGTTGGAAAATCTGATGGAGATTTGTTGAAAATTGTTGGGGTTGGTGCTGGTGCCTGGGGGAGTGTATTTGCAGCTCTATTACAAGATAGCTATGGACATTTTAGAGAAAAAGTTCAGATCAGAATATGGAGAAGAGCAGGAAGATCTATAGATAAAGTTACAGCTGAACATCTCTTTGAAGTTATCAATTCAAGAGAAGATGTATTAAGAAGGTTAATTAGAAGATGTGCTTATTTAAAGTATGTTGAAGCTAGATTAGGTGATAGAACTTTGTATGCAGATGAGATTTTAAAAGATGGGTTTTGTTTAAACATGATTGATACACCACTTTGTCCAATGAAAGTTGTTACAAATTTGCAAGAAGCTGTTTGGGATGCTGATATTGTTATTAATGGATTACCATCAACTGAGACATATCAAGTGTTTGAAGAAATTAGCAAGTACTGGAAGGAAAGGATTACAGAACCTATCATAATCTCTCTTGCTAAGGGTATAGAAACTGCATTGGAGCCTGTTCCTCATATAGTAACTCCTACTCAGATGATTATGAGTGCAA CTGGGATTGCAAAGGAGAACATTCTGTATCTTGGAGGACCAAACATTGCTTCAGAAATTTACAATAAGGAGTATGCTAATGCTCGAATATGTGGTGCGGAGAAGTGGAGAAAACCTCTTGCAAGCTTTTTAAGGCAACCCCATTTCACGGTGTGGGATAACAGTGATCTCGTTACACATGAAGTAATGGGTGGTTTGAAAAATGTTTATGCTATTGGAGCTG GAATGGTAGCAGCACTAACGAATGAAAGTGCTACCAGCAAATCAGTTTACTTTGCGCACTGTACATCTGAAATGATATTCATAACTCATTTTTTGGCGGAAGAACCTGAGAGGCTTGCTGGGCCTTTACTTGCTGACACTTACGTTACCTTATTAAAAGGTCGTAATGCTTGGTACGGACAAATGCTTGCCAAGGGAGAATTAAGCCTAAATATGGGTGATAGCATCAAGGGAAAGGGAATGATTCAG GGAGTTTCTGCTGTTGGAGCATTTTATGAGCTGCTTAGCCAGTCTTGTTTAAGCCTGTTGCTTCCTGTAGATAATAAGCCTGTAGCTCCAGTTGAGCTTTGTCCTATCTTGAAGACACTATACAAAATTCTAATTAAAAG AGAGCTTCCATCAGAGGGAATACTTCAAGCATTAAGGGACGAAACCATGAATGATCCCCGGGATCGAATTGAAATAGCACAAAGCCAAGGCTTCTACAGAGCTTCACTTCTTGGTAAACCCTAA